From one Catharus ustulatus isolate bCatUst1 chromosome 1, bCatUst1.pri.v2, whole genome shotgun sequence genomic stretch:
- the LOC116997822 gene encoding poly(A) RNA polymerase, mitochondrial, producing the protein MALRAGGPALALLRGRLSLPGPAARGHARLGRSGAAAQPAAEEPGEDAEVSTRKKTFAEVQTERQDQAERTVLIKCPSKINEKKLLQYLSSHGNVKSHFFFENRGINALIEFSEKSSIASLQDAVGIPSATEHHVVPFKSRLFTFTLKNPVSQHVEETPLHLSPQCHIPVKDLIQKLCLADSISSQMYMLLNEYQLTEENIKLRFLACSLVRDFTRAYFPDSTVKPFGSSVNTFGKLGSDVDMFLDFHNTGKHATKMKKGPFEMEYQMKRLPSERLATQRILSVIGDCLDNFGPGCVNVQKILNARCPLVKFSHQPTGFQCDLSVSNSIATRSSELLYIYGCLDSRVRALVFTIRCWARVHGLTNSAPGTWITNFSLTMMVMFFLQRRSPPIIPTLDQLKELADEKDKHIIGGYDCSFVSDLTKIKPTKNTEPLDVLLAEFFEYFGNFDFRKNSINLRKGKEVNKPEPSPLYIWNPFEQDLNISKNVNQPQLEKFVAMARESAWILQKEDKTQQIIDKEPWGLAALLIPFGRSNSSKMKNRKGIGSETIRGLLDSLKLNNANSQQKAVGK; encoded by the exons ATGGCGCTCCGCGCGGGAGGGCCGGCGCTGGCGCTGCTGCGGGGCCGCCTCAGcctccccggccccgccgcccgcgggCACGCCCGGCTCGGCCGCTCCGGCGCCGCCGCGCAGCCGGCTGCCGAGGAGCCGGGGGAAG ATGCTGAAGTCAGTACCAGAAAGAAGACATTTGCTGAAGTCCAGACAGAGCGACAGGATCAAGCTGAACGGACTGTTTTAATAAAGTGCCCAtcaaaaattaatgaaaaaaaattattgcagtaCTTATCCAGTCATGGGAATGTTAAGAGccatttcttttttgaaaatcGT GGCATCAATGCTTTAATAGAGTTTTCAGAAAAGAGCAGTATAGCCTCGTTGCAGGATGCTGTTGGGATCCCAAGTGCTACAGAGCATCATGTTGTCCCATTTAAATCAAGACTTTTTACTTTCACACTGAAAAACCCAGTGAGTCAACACGTTGAAGAGACACCACTTCACCTCTCTCCTCAGTGTCACATTCCAGTGAAAGACCTTATTCAAAAGCTTTGTCTGGCAGACAGC ATAAGCAGTCAGATGTACATGCTACTGAATGAGTATCAGCTGACAGAAGAGAACATCAAGCTGCGATTTCTGGCTTGTTCTTTGGTTCGGGATTTTACACGTGCATATTTCCCAGACAGCACGGTGAAGCCGTTTGGCTCTTCAGTCAACACGTTTGGCAAATTGGGATCTGATGTGGACATGTTTTTGGATTTCCATAACACAGGAAAGCATGCTACCAAAATG AAAAAAGGTCCCTTTGAAATGGAATATCAGATGAAAAGATTACCATCGGAAAGATTAGCAACTCAGAGGATTCTTTCTGTGATTGGTGACTGCCTTGATAATTTTGGTCCTGGGTGTGTGAATGTACAGAAGATCCTCAATGCCCGCTGCCCTCTGGTGAAATTTTCCCATCAGCCGACAGGATTCCAGTGTGATCTGTCAGTGAGCAACAG CATTGCAACAAGAAGTTCTGAACTCCTGTATATCTATGGCTGTCTTGATTCCCGTGTACGAGCATTGGTGTTCACCATACGATGCTGGGCCCGCGTTCATGGACTTACAAATAGTGCTCCTGGTACCTGGATTACAAACTTCTCCCTGACCATGATGGTCATGTTTTTTCTGCAGAGGAGATCACCACCTATCATTCCAACCCTAGACCAACTTAAAGAACTGGCAG atgaaaAAGACAAGCATATAATTGGAGGATATGATTGCTCATTTGTTAGTGATTTAACGAAGATTAAACCTACAAAGAATACAGAACCACTTG aTGTATTGTTGGCTGagttttttgaatattttggaaaCTTTGATTTCAGAAAGAATTCCATAAATCTTCGAAAG GGAAAGGAAGTAAATAAGCCTGAGCCGTCTCCTCTTTATATCTGGAATCCCTTTGAACAAGACCTTAATATCAGCAAGAATGTTAATCAGCCACAGCTGGAGAAATTTGTAGCTATGGCCAGAGAAAGTGCCTGGATTTTACAGAAGGAAGATAAAACTCAGCAAATTATCGATAAAGAACCTTGGGGACTGGCAGCTCTACTGATACCGTTTGGAAGAAGTAATTCCAGCAAGATGAAGAATAGGAAAGGAATAGGAAGCGAAACAATCAGAGGCCTCTTGGACTCTTTAAAGTTAAATAATGCAAACAGTCAACAAAAAGCAGTGGGCAAATGA